The following is a genomic window from Capnocytophaga stomatis.
AAGAAGCATCTCAGGACTTACAACATTCCCTTTTGAAAGCCCGATAAATACATCGGCTCCTTCCATTGCTTCTTGCAAGGTGTGAATATCTCGGTCGGTTGCAAATTCAGCTTTTTGCTCAGTCAAATTAGGCGAATCTTTGCGGATAACTCCCTTACTGTCACACATTACGATGTTTTTCGGGTCTGCCCCCAAAGCCATATACAAATGCGTGCAAGAAATCGCTGCGGCACCCGCCCCACTAACTACTATTTTCACTTTGCTAATGTCTTTATTAACAATTTCCAAAGCGTTCTTTAGTGCTGCCGCAGAAATGATAGCCGTTCCGTGTTGGTCGTCGTGCATTACGGGAATGTCCAATTCCTCTTTCAATCGACGCTCAATTTCAAAGGCTTCCGGAGCTTTTATGTCTTCCAGATTTATTCCTCCGAAAGTAGGAGCAATGGCTTTTACCGTTTCTACAAATTTATCCACATCGGTTGCATCAACCTCAATATCAAATACATCGATATCTGCGAATATTTTAAAAAGCAATCCCTTTCCTTCCATTACAGGTTTAGAGGCTTCCGGACCGATATCACCCAAGCCCAAAACGGCTGTTCCGTTGGAAATTACCGCTACCAAATTACTTTTTGATGTGTACTTGTAAACATTGTTTTTATCTTCTGCAATTGCCAAACAAGGCTCTGCCACCCCTGGCGAATATGCCAATGACAAATCGTGCTGCGATGCGTGCTTTTTAGTTGGTATAATTGCTATTTTCCCCGGCTGAGGAAACTCGTGATAGTCTAATGCTTCAGTTTTTTTACGTGAATCTTTCATATGTTTTCTATCGAATTTTAAAAAATCAATTATGCTGATTTCCTTTTTATTTGAACTTGCAAAGTTAGTGTTTTTTCTTGAGATGGGAATAAATTCGGCATTGTTTTTGTTAAAAAGATAACAAAATAAAGGTCAATTTGAGGATTTTGAATTCGTTAAACATTTTGCTTATCATTGGTTTTGCATCTTTTAACATCCTAAAATTTGCCCATATCAATATTAATTTTGAATTTTGTAGCTTGAAATAATTGTGACTTTATGTGTAAACTTATGAAGAAATGTAGTGTTGGGATGTTTTTTTGCTTTTCGGTAGGAAGTATGTTGGCTCAGGTGCAACCAAATATCCCAAATGATACCATTTCAAAAATAGAACAACAATCCAACGAAATTTTCAATAATTCACAGCCAACTCCGCCCACAGGCATTAAAAAAGAAGGAATTTACATTTTGAAAGACCACCCGAAAGCCGAAAGCTATGACAAAAAATGGCTCAAAGAACTTTCAAACTCCGATTTATTCTTTCAAATGAGTGAAGAAATTCAAAATGAAGCTGTTACCGATGTAGTATATGAGGAATTATCCACTGAAGTACTGAAAGAACGTTTGGAGAAACTCAATCAAAAAACACCTTTCAACATTGAATACAATCCTATTTTAGAACGTGTTATCAAATCTTTTTTGAAAAATCGTCGTTCTTCATTGGAAAGATTGATGAGCCTGAGCGATTATTATTTCCCGATGTTCGAACAGGAAATGAGCAACCACAGGATTCCTCTGGAAATGAAATATTTAGCCATTGTAGAATCCGCTTTGAATCCAAAAGCTCGTTCACGCGTAGGGGCAACCGGTTTGTGGCAATTTATGTACGCTACAGGAAAAAGCTACGGATTAGAAGTGAGTAATTACGTTGATGAGCGTAGTGACCCAGTTCGTTCCACGAAAGCTGCTGCGAAATATTTGAGTTATTTACATCAAATTTTTGGAGATTGGGATTTGGTTTTGGCAGCTTATAACTCCGGTCCGGGCAATGTTACCAAAGCGATGCGTCGTTCTAACGGGAAACAAAATTATTGGAATTTACGCCCGTATTTGCCTCGTGAAACTGCCGGATATGTGCCTGCATTCTTAGCTACACTTTATATTTTCGAATATGCAAAGGAACACGGATTTAGACCTCAAAGACGTGAAAATCACTACTTTGTAACCGACACAGTACGAGTAAAACAAGCCGTTCCTTTCAAAAATATTGCTGAATTGACAGGAATGGATGTTAAAGAAATACAGTTTTTCAATCCTTCCTATCAATTGGATATTGTGCCTTATGTAGAGGGAAAAAATTATGCTTTGCGATTACCCATTGAAGAAATTGGCAAATTTGTAGCAAACGAAGAAACCATTTACGCTTACTTGAACGAAGAAAATGCCAAAAGAGAAAAAGCTCTTCCCGAATTGGTAAAAGGAGATTACGCAGGAAGTTCGGGCAAAAAAATAGTTTATACTGTGAAAAAAGGAGACGTTTTGGGAAAAATAGCTTCACGAAATGGGGTTACTGTTTCAAACTTAAAGCGTTGGAACAAAATTAAAGGAAATAATATCCACGTTGGTCAGAAATTAGTCATTTATAAATAAAGAGAATTTTTACAAAAAAGACGTCCTTTTGGGCGTCTTTTCTGAATTTATAAAAGACCTTCAATGGCTGACATCAAAAAATTGGCAACCTTTTTGCTATTCCTTCAGGGTTATAAA
Proteins encoded in this region:
- a CDS encoding lytic transglycosylase domain-containing protein produces the protein MKKCSVGMFFCFSVGSMLAQVQPNIPNDTISKIEQQSNEIFNNSQPTPPTGIKKEGIYILKDHPKAESYDKKWLKELSNSDLFFQMSEEIQNEAVTDVVYEELSTEVLKERLEKLNQKTPFNIEYNPILERVIKSFLKNRRSSLERLMSLSDYYFPMFEQEMSNHRIPLEMKYLAIVESALNPKARSRVGATGLWQFMYATGKSYGLEVSNYVDERSDPVRSTKAAAKYLSYLHQIFGDWDLVLAAYNSGPGNVTKAMRRSNGKQNYWNLRPYLPRETAGYVPAFLATLYIFEYAKEHGFRPQRRENHYFVTDTVRVKQAVPFKNIAELTGMDVKEIQFFNPSYQLDIVPYVEGKNYALRLPIEEIGKFVANEETIYAYLNEENAKREKALPELVKGDYAGSSGKKIVYTVKKGDVLGKIASRNGVTVSNLKRWNKIKGNNIHVGQKLVIYK